From a region of the Methanolobus tindarius DSM 2278 genome:
- a CDS encoding ketopantoate reductase family protein → MKVLILGAGAVGLTLAAKLSSVCDVHAVCRQRHADKINSDGFKMTGIWGETTCKFSCSEDAREDDYDYIFISSKSTATESICEQFADVIKGREVISMQNGIGNEEIIARYTDKVIGGTIITGFEWAGDAQIHVSVETGPMNLGRFPSGLDESVIRLVELVKSAGIQVSGSENIMSSVWSKVLYNSALNPLGAVMGVPYGKLENSHAWTIIENIVHEAFKVTEAEGVVLPWKTAEEYLAFLHDFQLPNTAEHHSSMYQDITSGRKTEIDFLNGAIVSRAKKLGIDAPYNTFISEQIRFMEALQAEKLQKT, encoded by the coding sequence ATGAAAGTCCTGATATTAGGTGCAGGAGCAGTGGGTCTTACCCTTGCTGCAAAATTATCTTCTGTTTGTGATGTACATGCAGTATGCCGCCAGAGACATGCTGACAAAATAAACTCCGACGGTTTTAAGATGACAGGCATCTGGGGTGAAACTACCTGTAAATTCAGCTGTTCAGAAGATGCCCGTGAAGATGATTACGATTATATTTTCATTTCCTCGAAGTCCACTGCAACTGAATCTATCTGTGAGCAGTTTGCAGATGTCATTAAAGGCAGGGAAGTTATCAGCATGCAGAATGGTATTGGCAACGAGGAGATTATTGCCAGATACACCGATAAGGTAATCGGAGGCACCATAATCACCGGTTTTGAATGGGCAGGAGATGCACAGATACATGTGTCTGTGGAAACCGGACCAATGAATCTAGGAAGATTTCCTTCAGGACTCGATGAAAGTGTAATTCGGCTAGTAGAACTGGTAAAGAGTGCAGGCATTCAGGTTAGCGGTTCAGAGAATATCATGAGTTCTGTCTGGTCAAAAGTCCTGTACAATTCAGCCCTCAATCCCCTTGGTGCGGTCATGGGAGTTCCATACGGTAAGCTTGAAAACTCACACGCATGGACTATTATCGAAAACATTGTTCATGAGGCTTTCAAGGTCACTGAAGCCGAAGGTGTTGTTCTTCCATGGAAAACAGCAGAAGAATATCTTGCTTTCCTCCATGATTTCCAGCTCCCGAATACTGCAGAGCACCATTCATCCATGTATCAGGATATCACTTCCGGCAGGAAGACCGAGATTGATTTCCTCAACGGTGCAATAGTCTCAAGGGCAAAGAAACTCGGAATTGATGCACCATACAATACGTTTATTTCAGAGCAGATACGCTTCATGGAAGCATTGCAGGCAGAAAAACTGCAAAAAACATAA
- a CDS encoding serine--tRNA ligase: MDFKFRLECALKTSADATQVAEVVDAYIHEANHSILTKGAPEGQGAKVTGWKVEGDRIKLIIESGRHVRVHDALLRMRKPLAGKLGKEFKIGIRGVEVESFTIEVPSEKELPPMKIPYVTEMTYTDGIIKLVLDVDESAMSNRVPDRILSLMEDKIEQQSYGGKTEHWNILWQSEKKDHKFNEDPTKAMMEAGWLKRGASRGQWIHGPQSTRMFRTFERIVLEELLEPLGYREMIFPKLVPWEVWQKSGHAKGVYPEIYYVCPPKTRDPEFWEEVIDHYKVTLEVPTSLIKEKIGDPIGGMCYAQCPPFWTYLQGETVPTDEFPIKVFDRSGTSHRYESGGIHGMERVDEFHRIEILWVGNKEQVIKTANELHEKYMYIFNEILDLEWRKAWVTPWFMAQEGLTGVSEQTEAGTTDYEAVLPYRGEDAEWLEFQNVSVNGNKYPSGFNVKCQSGEELWSGCSGVGLERWASAFFAQKGIDPENWPEEFRKRAGEIPRGIKFL; this comes from the coding sequence ATCGACTTTAAGTTCAGGCTGGAGTGTGCACTTAAGACAAGTGCCGATGCGACTCAGGTTGCAGAAGTTGTTGATGCATATATCCATGAAGCTAATCACAGTATTCTTACCAAGGGTGCACCGGAAGGACAGGGTGCAAAAGTCACAGGATGGAAAGTAGAGGGAGACAGGATTAAACTCATTATTGAATCCGGCAGACATGTACGTGTCCACGATGCACTGCTCCGTATGAGAAAACCTCTTGCAGGAAAACTTGGAAAAGAGTTCAAGATTGGTATCCGTGGAGTTGAGGTAGAGTCATTCACAATTGAAGTTCCTTCTGAAAAAGAACTACCTCCAATGAAGATTCCTTATGTTACTGAAATGACATATACAGATGGAATTATCAAGTTAGTTCTTGATGTTGATGAATCTGCGATGTCTAACCGTGTGCCAGACAGGATCCTCTCCCTCATGGAAGACAAGATAGAGCAGCAGTCCTACGGTGGAAAGACAGAACACTGGAATATCCTCTGGCAGAGCGAGAAAAAAGACCACAAATTCAACGAAGACCCGACCAAGGCAATGATGGAAGCCGGATGGCTTAAAAGAGGTGCCAGCAGGGGACAGTGGATACATGGTCCGCAGTCTACAAGGATGTTCAGGACTTTTGAGAGAATAGTTCTTGAGGAACTTCTCGAGCCCCTTGGCTACAGGGAAATGATCTTCCCGAAACTTGTACCATGGGAAGTCTGGCAGAAATCAGGACATGCAAAAGGTGTCTATCCTGAGATTTACTATGTCTGTCCTCCAAAGACAAGGGATCCTGAGTTCTGGGAAGAGGTTATTGATCATTACAAGGTAACCCTTGAAGTTCCAACTTCACTTATCAAGGAGAAGATTGGAGACCCTATCGGCGGAATGTGCTATGCCCAGTGTCCTCCTTTCTGGACATACCTGCAGGGTGAGACTGTACCAACCGACGAGTTCCCGATAAAGGTTTTCGACAGGTCAGGAACCTCACACAGGTATGAGAGTGGCGGAATCCATGGTATGGAACGTGTTGATGAGTTCCACAGAATCGAGATTCTCTGGGTAGGAAACAAGGAACAGGTTATCAAGACTGCAAATGAACTCCATGAAAAGTACATGTACATTTTCAACGAGATCCTTGATCTTGAATGGAGAAAGGCATGGGTGACTCCATGGTTTATGGCACAGGAAGGACTTACCGGTGTTTCCGAGCAGACTGAAGCAGGTACAACAGATTATGAAGCTGTACTTCCTTACCGTGGTGAGGATGCTGAATGGCTGGAATTCCAGAATGTCAGCGTCAACGGAAACAAATATCCGTCAGGATTTAATGTCAAGTGCCAGTCCGGTGAGGAACTCTGGTCCGGATGTTCCGGTGTGGGACTTGAAAGGTGGGCTTCCGCTTTCTTTGCACAGAAAGGAATTGACCCTGAAAACTGGCCTGAGGAATTCAGGAAAAGAGCAGGAGAGATACCAAGAGGAATTAAATTCCTCTAA
- the thiE gene encoding thiamine phosphate synthase, whose protein sequence is MTDKRVLLDEIDFYLVTDSGLSKKGTLSDVEKAVAAGCRIIQYREKSISTKDMILEAEQIKALCGSESIFLVNDRVDVALAVDADGVHIGQDDMPMDAARDLLGPDKIIGLTVHNVEEALEAERMGADYVGLSPIFNTSTKKDAGDGIGPESIRPVKDAIKIPIVAIGGINKKNSESVIIGGADSLVAISAIVCSDDVEKETREFIDLIQRTRSQI, encoded by the coding sequence ATGACTGACAAAAGAGTATTGCTGGATGAAATTGATTTCTATCTTGTGACGGACTCAGGTCTGTCAAAAAAAGGTACACTTTCAGATGTGGAAAAAGCTGTTGCTGCAGGATGCAGAATTATACAGTATCGTGAAAAGTCCATCAGTACAAAGGACATGATACTTGAAGCAGAACAGATCAAGGCACTTTGCGGCAGCGAGTCTATTTTCCTTGTAAATGACCGGGTTGATGTCGCTCTGGCTGTTGATGCAGATGGTGTCCATATTGGACAGGACGATATGCCTATGGACGCTGCAAGAGATCTTCTTGGTCCTGACAAAATAATCGGTCTTACTGTTCATAATGTTGAGGAAGCCCTTGAAGCTGAAAGAATGGGTGCTGATTATGTAGGACTCAGCCCTATTTTCAATACTTCAACTAAAAAAGATGCAGGGGATGGAATCGGTCCTGAAAGCATTCGTCCTGTAAAAGATGCTATAAAAATTCCTATTGTAGCTATAGGTGGCATCAATAAAAAGAACAGTGAAAGCGTGATTATTGGTGGAGCTGACAGTCTGGTTGCTATTTCTGCAATTGTTTGCAGTGATGATGTGGAAAAAGAAACCAGGGAATTTATTGACCTGATACAAAGAACCAGATCACAAATATAA
- the thiM gene encoding hydroxyethylthiazole kinase → MKNPLESIRESKPLVHHITNWVTIYDCANITRAFGALPIMAHAPEECADMTGISTVFVLNIGTLTTELIDAMLLSAKAANEKDMPVVLDAVGVGATKFRDEMAAKILDSVRVDIIKGNYSEIAKLAGENAITRGVEATSIEADPKKVAKEFAKARSCVVVMTGVEDIISDGERTFVVKNGHALMGSIVGTGCMAASIIGSFAGVNSDLCEAAKDALCYFGIAGQLAAEKSEGPGTFKMYLYDEVYNLSDKKAQSMMNFEEC, encoded by the coding sequence ATGAAAAATCCACTTGAATCTATTAGGGAATCGAAACCACTGGTACATCACATCACAAACTGGGTAACTATCTATGATTGTGCAAATATCACAAGAGCCTTCGGTGCTCTTCCGATAATGGCTCATGCACCGGAAGAATGTGCAGATATGACCGGCATTTCCACAGTTTTTGTCCTGAATATCGGAACCCTTACAACAGAACTCATCGATGCAATGCTCCTTTCAGCAAAAGCTGCAAACGAGAAGGATATGCCCGTAGTCCTTGATGCGGTAGGAGTCGGTGCAACAAAGTTCCGTGATGAGATGGCTGCAAAAATACTTGATTCAGTTCGTGTGGATATTATCAAAGGCAACTATTCCGAGATTGCAAAACTTGCAGGTGAAAATGCAATTACAAGAGGGGTAGAAGCCACATCCATTGAAGCTGATCCGAAAAAGGTTGCAAAAGAATTTGCAAAAGCCAGGTCATGTGTAGTTGTAATGACAGGTGTTGAGGATATCATCAGCGATGGAGAAAGGACATTCGTTGTTAAGAACGGACATGCACTAATGGGTTCTATTGTCGGGACAGGATGCATGGCTGCATCAATTATCGGATCTTTTGCCGGAGTAAACTCAGACCTCTGTGAAGCTGCAAAGGATGCACTCTGCTATTTCGGAATTGCAGGACAGCTTGCAGCTGAAAAGTCTGAAGGTCCTGGGACCTTTAAGATGTATCTCTATGATGAGGTCTACAATCTTTCCGATAAAAAAGCACAGTCCATGATGAACTTTGAAGAGTGCTGA
- a CDS encoding 30S ribosomal protein S3ae produces the protein MARKVQRKLDKWKSKTWYNVETPEFISRTNIGVTPAEEPEQLIGRIVETTVGEIANDFTKHNTKLRLEIDNVSGDIANTRFLGHEITTDYLRSIVKRQTSRIDANLDVKTKDGYVIRVKPICFTVKRARTSQIKGIREVMAKIVLERAAELNFEQFIEEAIMGKLSANIYRNAKSIYPLRRVEIRKTEVKTVPAKV, from the coding sequence TTGGCAAGGAAAGTGCAGAGAAAGTTAGACAAATGGAAGTCAAAGACATGGTACAACGTAGAAACACCGGAATTCATCAGCAGGACAAACATTGGAGTTACCCCTGCAGAAGAGCCTGAACAGCTCATAGGTCGTATCGTTGAAACCACAGTCGGCGAGATTGCTAACGATTTCACAAAGCATAACACAAAGCTCAGACTCGAGATCGACAATGTCAGCGGTGACATTGCAAACACAAGATTCCTCGGTCACGAGATTACAACAGATTACCTTCGCTCAATTGTAAAGCGTCAGACCTCAAGAATCGATGCAAACCTTGATGTTAAGACAAAGGACGGATACGTCATCAGAGTAAAGCCAATATGCTTCACTGTAAAGAGAGCAAGAACCAGCCAGATCAAAGGCATCAGAGAAGTAATGGCTAAGATCGTACTGGAACGTGCAGCAGAGCTTAACTTCGAGCAGTTTATCGAAGAAGCAATCATGGGCAAGCTTTCCGCAAACATCTACAGGAACGCAAAGTCCATCTACCCACTCAGAAGGGTGGAAATCAGGAAGACAGAAGTAAAAACTGTCCCTGCAAAAGTTTAA
- a CDS encoding YbgA family protein, which produces MESHPKCSFSRPIIVISRCLGFDNCRYDGQIVSFPLAEAMKPFVELIDVCPEYDIGLGIPREPILIVEDTEADVSNRKLIQPATGIDLTDKMTSFSRFYLEKLDDFDGFILKSKSPSCGIGTTKVFPDTETEEYTHHEGNGFFAETVVHRYPEIPVIDEEQFKDPMKRDHFLTQVFVLASFRDASVSCKHHTLVQFHTANKLLFMAYEKRTMTAMGNIIANRDNLPVEKVYEDYSKLLTQIISETPQSGHVINALMHSFGYFSRHLSAGEKFWFMQQLQKLRTDGSLIFELRQWFMVMAEKYDVEYLSKQTLFCPYPPELSV; this is translated from the coding sequence ATGGAATCTCATCCCAAATGCAGTTTTTCACGCCCTATAATTGTTATTAGCAGATGTCTTGGTTTTGATAACTGTCGCTATGATGGGCAAATAGTTTCATTTCCTTTAGCAGAAGCCATGAAACCATTTGTTGAACTTATTGATGTGTGTCCTGAGTATGATATCGGACTTGGGATTCCCAGAGAACCTATACTCATAGTTGAAGATACCGAAGCTGATGTCAGTAACAGGAAACTGATACAACCGGCAACAGGAATTGATTTGACTGATAAGATGACATCATTTTCAAGGTTCTACCTTGAAAAACTGGATGATTTTGATGGTTTCATACTCAAATCTAAATCACCTTCATGCGGAATTGGTACTACTAAAGTATTTCCTGATACTGAGACTGAAGAGTACACTCATCATGAAGGGAACGGATTCTTTGCAGAAACAGTAGTTCATAGGTACCCGGAAATTCCTGTCATAGATGAGGAACAATTTAAAGACCCGATGAAGAGGGACCATTTTCTTACGCAGGTATTTGTTCTGGCATCTTTCAGGGATGCATCCGTTTCATGCAAACATCATACACTGGTGCAGTTTCATACTGCAAACAAGCTGCTTTTCATGGCTTATGAAAAGCGTACAATGACAGCGATGGGAAATATTATCGCTAACAGGGATAATCTCCCGGTTGAGAAAGTGTATGAGGATTACAGTAAACTTTTGACGCAGATTATCTCAGAGACTCCTCAAAGTGGTCATGTTATCAATGCTTTAATGCATTCATTCGGTTATTTTTCACGACATTTAAGTGCCGGTGAAAAGTTCTGGTTCATGCAGCAATTACAAAAGCTAAGGACAGATGGATCTTTGATATTCGAATTAAGGCAATGGTTCATGGTAATGGCAGAAAAATATGATGTTGAATATCTTTCAAAACAGACACTTTTCTGTCCGTATCCACCGGAATTATCTGTTTAG
- a CDS encoding NosD domain-containing protein, which translates to MAVFVSSASAATLTVGPGETYTSISSAVTAVSSGDTILVKPGIYSEIVDLQYKTDVIIMSESANQVDTMVAGFDANYARNVTITGFNINGTLLGGSYGIYSYEGRNLTIEKNTISGYLTGNGIIIKNANYNLFADNTITNNKYGVYIDSSYYGTSSYNTITGNNISFNTDYGIVFNDMYISNNLFYNNYLMNRYNHFSASAVSIWNTTRSPGVNIIGGSYMGGNYWGRPDGTGFSQTHIDADADGICDEAYVYGADVDYFPLGGFAPIGDVSGLDESAVGTEWIVWNWTNPSDSMFNHSMVYLDGVFLTNTSEESFNATGLSDSTKYEIGIKTVDVLGNVKPIWVNDTATTLDGTAPASVIGLNESETGYTWINWSWTNPADLDFNHSIVYIDGTISGITSTESFNATGLVQDTVYEIVIMTVDTSGNINSTSVKDTAKTDLQIVTPVTTSTGSSSKKSSGGSTGTSLRIISPEETSEDETVDKQNAGVADLEETPLQSTPEEPSDVGNEGAETGSTAGSLVEKTESNSTPGFSILVGMVCMLSIVLIHRRKD; encoded by the coding sequence ATGGCAGTATTCGTAAGCTCCGCTTCTGCAGCGACACTAACGGTTGGCCCAGGTGAAACATACACATCAATCAGTTCTGCGGTAACAGCCGTATCATCTGGTGATACCATTCTTGTTAAACCCGGTATTTATTCGGAAATCGTCGATCTTCAATATAAGACAGATGTCATAATAATGTCAGAATCAGCTAATCAAGTTGATACGATGGTAGCTGGTTTCGATGCAAATTATGCACGTAATGTGACTATCACAGGCTTTAATATCAATGGGACACTTCTCGGAGGTTCTTATGGTATTTATTCCTATGAAGGACGCAACTTAACCATAGAGAAGAATACTATCAGTGGATATCTTACTGGTAATGGCATAATAATAAAGAATGCAAACTATAACTTGTTCGCTGATAATACTATCACAAATAACAAATACGGTGTCTATATTGATTCAAGCTACTACGGTACTTCTTCTTATAATACTATTACAGGAAACAATATTTCCTTCAATACTGATTACGGAATAGTTTTTAATGATATGTACATATCAAACAATCTTTTCTACAACAATTATTTGATGAACAGATACAATCATTTCTCAGCAAGTGCTGTAAGTATCTGGAACACAACTAGAAGTCCAGGTGTCAACATTATCGGAGGTTCATATATGGGTGGTAACTACTGGGGCAGACCTGATGGAACAGGCTTCAGTCAGACACATATAGATGCTGATGCTGATGGTATCTGTGATGAAGCTTATGTTTATGGTGCAGATGTAGATTATTTCCCTCTTGGAGGTTTTGCACCTATAGGTGATGTTTCCGGCTTGGATGAATCTGCTGTTGGGACTGAATGGATAGTATGGAACTGGACCAATCCTTCTGATTCAATGTTCAATCATAGTATGGTATATCTGGATGGTGTTTTTCTTACCAATACCAGTGAAGAGTCTTTCAATGCAACAGGACTTTCAGATTCAACAAAATATGAAATAGGAATAAAAACAGTTGATGTACTTGGAAATGTTAAACCTATTTGGGTCAATGACACTGCCACAACACTTGATGGTACTGCACCTGCGTCCGTAATCGGTCTTAATGAATCAGAGACTGGATATACATGGATAAACTGGAGCTGGACTAATCCTGCAGATCTTGATTTCAACCACAGCATAGTATACATTGACGGTACTATCTCAGGAATTACTTCTACTGAGTCATTCAATGCAACTGGACTTGTTCAGGATACGGTCTATGAGATAGTCATCATGACTGTGGATACTTCAGGTAATATCAACTCAACTTCAGTAAAAGATACTGCAAAGACTGACTTGCAGATAGTAACCCCAGTTACAACTTCTACCGGAAGCAGCAGTAAAAAATCATCTGGTGGCAGTACTGGTACTTCTCTGAGAATTATTTCTCCGGAAGAAACCTCTGAAGACGAAACAGTTGATAAGCAGAATGCTGGAGTTGCTGATCTTGAGGAAACTCCTTTACAATCTACTCCTGAAGAACCATCAGATGTTGGGAATGAAGGTGCAGAGACAGGTTCTACAGCAGGTTCACTGGTTGAAAAAACAGAAAGTAACAGTACTCCTGGATTTAGCATTTTAGTTGGTATGGTTTGTATGCTATCAATAGTATTAATTCACAGGAGAAAGGATTGA